A single Phragmites australis chromosome 4, lpPhrAust1.1, whole genome shotgun sequence DNA region contains:
- the LOC133915092 gene encoding uncharacterized protein LOC133915092, with protein sequence MEWTSAAYTAAALVCATAATVVALVHIYRHLLHYAEPIYQRFIVRIIFMVPVYSVMSFLSLIFPDSAIYFNSIREIYDAWVIYNFLSLCLAWVGGPGAVVVSLSGRTLKPSWFLMTCCFPAIPLDGRFIRRCKQGCLQFVILKPILVVITFILYAKGKYEDGDFSVNQSYLYITIIYTISYSMALYALALFYAACRDLLRPYNPVPKFIIIKSVVFLTYWQGVLVFLAAKSRFIKNAEKAADLQNFVLCVEMLIAAIGHLFAFPYKEYAGANARPSGGFRGSLLHALKFNDFYHDTVHQFAPTYNEYVLYNHNEGDNTRTKFPSGSAVPSGQGVELGGITVVASNSPVTSSVSSNQADKEETMTTPIKDKVDPPGGLYDLTELLDVDFSNYPAKVPAITNVRKQ encoded by the exons ATGGAGTGGACGTCGGCAGCGtacacggcggcggcgctggtgtGCGCCACGGCGGCCACGGTGGTCGCGCTCGTGCACATctaccgccacctcctccactaCGCCGAGCCCATCTACCAGCGATTCATCGTCCGCATCATCTTCATGGTCCCG GTATATTCAGTGATGTCATTTCTTTCCCTTATCTTCCCCGACAGTGCAATATATTTTAATTCTATTCGAGAGAT CTATGATGCTTGGGTCATCTACAATTTCCTTTCACTATGTTTGGCATGGGTGGGAGGTCCCGGTGCTGTGGTGGTAAGTTTGAGTGGCCGAACCCTGAAACCATCATGGTTTCTGATGACTTGCTGTTTTCCAGCTATTCCTCTAGATGG ACGTTTCATACGAAGATGCAAACAAGGCTGCTTGCAGTTTGTGATTCTTAAGCCTATTTTGGTTGTTATTACCTTCATCCTTTATGCTAAAGGGAAATATGAAGACGGCGACTTCAGTGTCAACCAATCCTATCTGTACATAACCATCATATATACAATCTCATACTCAATGGCGTTATATGCTCTTGCATTGTTCTATGCGGCATGCAGAGATCTACTTCGGCCATACAATCCTGTCCCTAAATTCATCATTATCAAATCAGTCGTGTTTCTCACATATTGGCAG GGTGTCCTGGTTTTCCTTGCTGCAAAATCTCGGTTTATCAAGAATGCTGAAAAGGCTGCTGATCTCCAGAACTTTGTATTGTGTGTTGAGATGCTCATAGCAGCCATTGGGCACCTATTTGCCTTCCCTTACAAGGAGTATGCAGGTGCCAATGCCCGCCCTTCCGGTGGTTTCAGAGGAAGCCTTCTCCATGCTTTGAAATTTAATGATTTCTACCATGACACTGTTCACCAG TTTGCTCCTACCTATAACGAATATGTGCTCTACAATCACAATGAGGGAGACAACACACGAACAAAATTTCCTTCAGGGAGCGCTGTGCCAAGTGGACAGGGTGTAGAGTTGGGTGGCATCACCGTGGTGGCTTCAAATAGTCCGGTGACATCAAGCGTATCATCCAACCAGGCAGATAAGGAAGAAACGATGACCACCCCAATCAAGGACAAAGTCGACCCTCCTGGAGGACTCTACGACCTCACAGAATTACTCGATGTGGATTTTTCTAACTACCCAGCCAAGGTTCCTGCAATCACCAATGTAAGAAAACAATGA